A genomic window from Dama dama isolate Ldn47 chromosome 6, ASM3311817v1, whole genome shotgun sequence includes:
- the BLOC1S4 gene encoding biogenesis of lysosome-related organelles complex 1 subunit 4: MEDFPPSCGAVGEEPVEEAEAQVAAWSGDSGNVSQSHSSASGPWEDEGPESGAPSRDPPLLRRAAAGYASCLLPGAGARAEIEALDASLEDLLTRVDEFVGMLDMLRGDSSHVVGEGVPLIYAKATEMRRVYSKIDRLEAFVGMVSASVARLEEQVARAEAELGTFPSTFRKLLHTINVPSFFHKAPSGRSQLTGYEPPVVFRTEDHFPCCSERPQV, translated from the coding sequence ATGGAGGATTTCCCGCCGAGTTGTGGGGCTGTTGGTGAGGAGCCGGTCGAGGAGGCCGAGGCCCAGGTGGCGGCCTGGAGTGGGGACAGCGGCAATGTGTCGCAGAGCCACAGCAGCGCCTCGGGGCCGTGGGAGGACGAGGGCCCGGAGTCGGGCGCGCCAAGCCGGGACCCGCCGCTGCTGCGCCGCGCCGCCGCGGGTTACGCCTCCTGCCTGCTGCCTGGCGCGGGGGCGCGGGCCGAGATCGAGGCGCTGGACGCTAGCCTGGAGGACCTGCTCACCCGGGTGGACGAGTTTGTGGGCATGCTGGACATGCTGCGCGGCGACTCCTCTCACGTAGTCGGCGAGGGCGTGCCTCTCATTTACGCCAAGGCCACCGAGATGCGGCGAGTCTACAGCAAGATCGACCGGCTGGAGGCCTTCGTGGGCATGGTCAGCGCCAGCGTAGCCAGGCTGGAGGAGCAGGTCGCCAGGGCGGAGGCCGAGCTGGGGACGTTCCCCAGTACGTTCAGGAAACTGCTTCACACGATTAACGTTCCCTCGTTTTTCCACAAAGCGCCCTCCGGCAGGTCCCAGCTGACCGGCTACGAACCCCCCGTCGTCTTTCGGACGGAAGACCACTTTCCCTGTTGCAGCGAAAGACCTCAGGTCTGA